The genomic window TCCCCAGCTGGTCGGAGAGGGCCTTGATGCGGAGGTGGTAAGCCCGGGCCTGCGCCACCGCCTCCGCCTCCAGCTCCCCGAGCTCGACGCTCAGACGCTCCTCCGCCTCCTCCACCGCTCTCAGCCTCTCCCGAGTCCGCTCCAGCTCCCGCAGTgtctcctcctccctctcccgCGCCTCCGCCGCCTCCCTCTCCAGCTCCGAGTTCTTCCGCCGAAGCTCCTCCATCTCCGCCGCCTCCCGGAATCCTAACTTACCGGCCGCTGCCATCCCCAGCGCCACCCGGATATGAACGGA from Elaeis guineensis isolate ETL-2024a chromosome 4, EG11, whole genome shotgun sequence includes these protein-coding regions:
- the LOC105043574 gene encoding uncharacterized protein, yielding MASKKRRTELRVRYLSVHIRVALGMAAAGKLGFREAAEMEELRRKNSELEREAAEAREREEETLRELERTRERLRAVEEAEERLSVELGELEAEAVAQARAYHLRIKALSDQLGIAHDILTSAGCHHNLVTLNKSN